TTTGCTGTAAGTATTCTGCTTGCTGCAAAGCTACACCTAGTTGAGTGCTAACTTGCGTAAGTAAGTATACCTCATCTTCTTGCCAATTACGTATTGCGGAATTTTGGTACACTGCTAGCAAGCCCCAAAGCCTTTGACCGTGGTAAATGGCCACGATTACATAAGCTCTTGCCTGATAGCTCTCTAAGACTTTTATGTAGCAGTCGTTAAAACCTGCACTGTAAATATCATTACAAATGCGGTAAACTTCACCTCTAACAAACTGACCACCATCTGTATCTTGTAAGTAAGTATCTACTACTGGAATTTGAGCTAAATCTTTAGCACTACATTCGCTGATGTTTTCACATAGTTCTGGTCGCTGCAACTGTTCGTCAATCAGGGAAGTCCAGCCCTGTGCTACAGATTCAAACACAAATTGACCACTCCAATCTGAATTAAAGCGATAAATTGCTACGCGGTCAGCATTCAGCAACTGCCTAAGTTCGGCGGTGCTTGTGCGAAAAATACTTTCTAAGTTCAGAGATTGACGAATTTTTTCAACAGTTATGGCTATGGTTTTCTGCCATTCTGCTGCTTTTTCTCTGGCTTTTGCTTGTGCTAGTTGTGCTGATTGTAGTTTCACCTGCTCTAAATAATCTGCTTGCTGTAAAGCAACTCCCAAATTTTCGGCAATTAATTGCACAAACTCAATTTCTGATGCTTCCCACTCACGAGGATTACTACACTGATGAATACACAGCAATCCCCATAAATCTTTACCTTTCATCAGTGGGGCAGCTATATTGGCACGTACTTGAAATCGTTCTAACATCTGGACGTGGCAATCACTCATGCCAGCTTGGTAAATATCAGCCATTGCTTTGATCCGACCTTGCTGATATAGTCCAGCAAACTCCGCAGCAAAGCAGTGGTCACGAAGTTTAGCTGTTAGGGTTGAACCCCATTCTGCTCCCAGATCCTCATAAATAAATTCTCCTTCCCATCCCAAGTCAGGATAAAAACGAAAGACAGCAACCCGGTCAGTTTTCAGGAGTTGGCGTACTTCTGTAACTGTAATTTTGAAGATGGTTTCTATATCTAGAGACTCGCGAATGCGGGCAATTACTCCAGATAAAGCTTTTTTTTTCTCACTTTGCTGATGCGCGGTGAGTTTTTTGTCTGATTGAGATTCTTGCTGCTCTAAATTCGCTTGTGTGGGTTGTACAGTAGAGGCGTTTTCCATTCCCAGTAGGACTTTGAATATTGAAAGTCTTCTCTCTTATAATTCCCTCAACGACTGGAAAGGTAACAGTATTACTAGCGATCGCGTAGCGTCTCCCTCTTGGGAGAATCGCCTCTGGTGCTGCATAAAATAGTGTAGGGACATGATATTATCATGTCCCTACAAAAAACCTGTTCAAATACGAGTGAATTATCGCCGCTTGCGAGGGGTGTTGCGGGTGACACGTTTTTCTTCTTCTCGACGGCGGCGATCGCGCCAATCTGCCACGGTCAAATAACCAACACCACCAGTGACTGCTAGCAGCAGCACAACGGCAACTAAAGCCAAAATACTCAGGAATGGACTTTCCACGATTCCCCTACAGTCCGTTACGTCCCCAAACTACCATTGCAATTGACCAAGTGAATACAGCTAGTAGTGATACCCAACCCAGTGTCAAAATCTCCATAGTCCTACTTCTTAATTAATTTACAAAATGTCTCTAACTATCATCATACTGGGAAAGGGGAGTTAGAGGGATCAGATTTTTTTGTCAATCACCTTGATTATGCAAGCTCGGATAATGCTTAATTATCTAAAATTTTTTGGCTTGCAGCGTCTACGATATCAGTTCTAATGATCAGTGTTCAAGTGAATCTGACATAACTTAGTTTTTTATGCACTTATAAATAAGACATTATGTTTTATCGATAAGCTGACGCCTACTCTGAAGAGAAAGGTAAAAAAATTTTGTTCGTGCTTTATCACTTAATAGTTTGGGAATACTGAGGCTATAGGAATATATTGCCAATCCAATAACCTCCAACATTATGTTGATACTTTTCAACTATCCTTTGAACTCAAACGGTTTTGTTCCCCACGGACATTGTTATCTTTGGAAAACTGGACTAGTTGCGCTACACATTATTTCTGATGCTGCGATCGCTCTTGCTTATTATTCTATTCCCTTCCTACTGATTTACTTCATTTCTAAGCGGAAAGACGTTCCTTTCAACGGAGTCTTTCTATTATTTGGGGCTTTTATCATTGCCTGCGGTACTGGACACTTGATGGATATTTGGACGCTTTGGCATCCAGATTACTGGATTTCAGGTGTTTTAAAAGCTATAACTGCAATTATTTCCATATATACAGCATTTGCGTTAATTCATCTCATGCCTCAAGCTCTGACACTACCTAGCCCTGCACAATTAGAAGCAATTAATCAAGTTCTCACAAGTGAAATTGTCGAGCGTAAACGCATTGAGCAAGAACTACGTCAAGCAGAGGAAATTGCTCAAAATGCTAGCGAAGCCAAGAGTGAATTTCTCGCCAACATGAGTCACGAACTACGTACACCTCTTAATGGCATCTTAGGCTATACACAAATCCTTCAACGCACAGAATCTTTAAGCGAAAAAGGACGAAAAGGAGTCAGCATTATTTACCAATGTGGTTCTCATCTATTAAATCTAATTAATGATGTCTTGGATCTTTCCAAAATTGAAGCCCGAAAGTTGGAATTGAATCCTGTTGATTTCTACTTACCTGCGTTTATAGACAGTGTAATTGAAATTTGCCGCATCCGGGCAGAACAAAAGGTCATCGCCTTTGATGTCCAACTCGATCCTGATTTGCCAACGGGCGTTAGTGCTGATGAAAAACGCTTGCGACAAATATTAATTAACTTGCTTGGTAATGCTATTAAATTTACACAACAAGGTAGTGTAACTTTCAAAGCTCAAGTCATTAGTCAAGAATTACAAGATTTAAAACAAACAGAGAAGTCTTCACTGTTAACTTCGGGGAAAAATGACAGTAGAGAAATCATTAACTACAAAATTCGTTTTGAAATAACAGATACCGGCACAGGTATGACTCCTGAGCAAGTCAAGAAAATTTTTCTGCCCTTTGAGCAAGTAGGAAATCAGAAACGACAAACTGAAGGTACAGGCTTAGGATTGGCAATAAGTCAAAAAATTGTTTCGTTGATGAATAACCAAATTCAGGTACAAAGTGAGTTTGGCAAAGGTAGTACTTTCTGGTTTGAGGTGCAATTGCCAGAATCTAAAGACTGGGCAAAATTTTCTAGAGTGATTGAACAGGGAACCATTATTGGTTATCAAGGGCAAAAACGCACTATTTTGATTGTGGATGACAGATGGGAAAACCGCTCGGTGATTGTAAATTTACTAGAGCCAGTTGGGTTTACTGTTGTAGAAGCTGGCCACGGTCAAGAAGGATGGGAACAGGCTCTAGTCTACAAACCAGACTTGATTATCACCGACCTAGTAATGCCCATAATAGATGGATTTGAGTTGATCAAACGTTTGCGTAAGTCTTTTCCATTTAAAGATATTCCTATCATTGCTTCGTCAGCGAGTGTGTTTGCAAGTGACCAACACCAGAGTGTTGATGCTGGCGCAGATACATTTCTACCAAAGCCTATAGAAGCTGAAGCATTGCTGAAACTGCTGCAACAATTTTTGCAACTAGAATGGATTTTTGACGGGAACGCAAACACAAACAAAAAAAACTATGTAGGTAGTTTGGCTCATTCATCTGAGATTATTTCTCCTGCCAAAGAGGTTTTACAACAGTTACTAGAACTGGTGCAAGACGGCGATATTCAAAGACTTTTAGAAATGGCTGAACAACTTTCCAAATCGAACGAACAGCTAAACACTTTTAACCAGCAACTTATCCAGCTTGCCAGCAACTTTCAACTCAAACGTTTGGAAACTTTTATTAACGAATATATCAATTAATTCTAGATAAACTTCACTTGGAAATCCATGATGAGCAAGACCCTAGATACCGGATTTATTTTGAT
This region of Nostoc sp. UHCC 0302 genomic DNA includes:
- the petN gene encoding cytochrome b6-f complex subunit PetN, with the protein product MEILTLGWVSLLAVFTWSIAMVVWGRNGL
- a CDS encoding ATP-binding protein, which encodes MLILFNYPLNSNGFVPHGHCYLWKTGLVALHIISDAAIALAYYSIPFLLIYFISKRKDVPFNGVFLLFGAFIIACGTGHLMDIWTLWHPDYWISGVLKAITAIISIYTAFALIHLMPQALTLPSPAQLEAINQVLTSEIVERKRIEQELRQAEEIAQNASEAKSEFLANMSHELRTPLNGILGYTQILQRTESLSEKGRKGVSIIYQCGSHLLNLINDVLDLSKIEARKLELNPVDFYLPAFIDSVIEICRIRAEQKVIAFDVQLDPDLPTGVSADEKRLRQILINLLGNAIKFTQQGSVTFKAQVISQELQDLKQTEKSSLLTSGKNDSREIINYKIRFEITDTGTGMTPEQVKKIFLPFEQVGNQKRQTEGTGLGLAISQKIVSLMNNQIQVQSEFGKGSTFWFEVQLPESKDWAKFSRVIEQGTIIGYQGQKRTILIVDDRWENRSVIVNLLEPVGFTVVEAGHGQEGWEQALVYKPDLIITDLVMPIIDGFELIKRLRKSFPFKDIPIIASSASVFASDQHQSVDAGADTFLPKPIEAEALLKLLQQFLQLEWIFDGNANTNKKNYVGSLAHSSEIISPAKEVLQQLLELVQDGDIQRLLEMAEQLSKSNEQLNTFNQQLIQLASNFQLKRLETFINEYIN